A DNA window from Salvelinus sp. IW2-2015 linkage group LG4q.1:29, ASM291031v2, whole genome shotgun sequence contains the following coding sequences:
- the LOC111961682 gene encoding ubiquitin-conjugating enzyme E2 G1 isoform X2: MKFITEIWHPNVAKNGDVCISILHEPGEDKFGYEKPEERWLPIHTVETIMISVISMLADPNGDSPANVDAAKEWREDPCGEFKRKVARCVRKSQEMAFD, translated from the exons ATGAAGTTCATCACAGAAATATGGCATCCCAATG tGGCAAAGAATGGTGACGTGTGTATCTCCATTCTGCACGAGCCCGGAGAGGACAAGTTTGGCTATGAGAAGCCTGAGGAGCGCTGGCTGCCCATCCACACTGTAGAGACCATCATGATCAGTGTCATCTCCATGCTGGCTGACCCGAACGGCGACTCACCCGCCAACGTGGACGCAGCC AAGGAATGGCGAGAGGATCCTTGCGGAGAGTTCAAGAGGAAGGTGGCTCGCTGTGTACGAAAGAGTCAGGAGATGGCGTTTGACTAG
- the LOC111961681 gene encoding GPN-loop GTPase 3 encodes MPRYAQLVMGPAGSGKSTYCSTLIQHAEAINRSVQVVNLDPAAEHFDYPVMADIRELIMVDDVMEDESLRFGPNGGLVFCMEYFANNFDWLEESLGHVEDDYILFDCPGQIELYTHLPVMRQLVEQLQQWEFRVCGVFLVDSQFMVETFKFISGIMAALSAMVSLEIPTVNIMTKMDLLSPKAKKEIEKYLDPDMYSMMEDNSVTIRSKKFKKLTKAICGLIDDYSMVRFLPFDRTDEEGINIVLQHIDFSIQYGEDLEFKEPKEPEEEPDNTNYDDLFQDKVED; translated from the exons ATGCCTCGTTATGCTCAACTCGTGATGGGCCCCGCGGGAAGTGGAAAG aGTACCTACTGCTCTACACTGATCCAGCATGCAGAAGCCATAAACCGCTCTGTACAGGTGGTCAACCTAGACCCAGCCGCTGAACACTTTGATTACCCGGTCATGGCAG ATATCCGGGAGCTGATTATGGTGGATGACGTGATGGAGGATGAGTCACTGAGGTTCGGCCCAAATGGAGGGCTGGTGTTCTGCATGGAGTACTTTGCCAACAACTTTGACTGGCTGGAGGAGAGCCTGGGCCACGTGGAGGATGACTACATACTGTTTGACTGTCCTG GTCAAATAGAGCTCTACACACACCTCCCTGTGATGAGGCAACTCGTAGAGCAGCTCCAGCAATGGGAGTTCCGTGTTTGTGGCGTCTTCCTGGTAGACTCGCAGTTCATGGTGGAGACCTTCAAG TTCATATCTGGTATCATGGCTGCTTTGAGTGCCATGGTGTCTTTGGAGATTCCAACAGTCAACATAATGACTAAAATGGACCTGCTGAGTCCCAAGGCCAAAAAGGAAATTGAAAA ATACCTGGACCCAGACATGTACTCAATGATGGAGGACAACTCTGTCACCATTAGGAGCAAGAAGTTCAAGAAGCTGACCAAAGCCATCTGTGGCTTG atTGATGACTACAGCATGGTGAGATTCCTGCCATTTGACCGCACAGATGAGGAAGGCATCAACATAGTGCTTCAGCACATTGACTTTTCCATACAATACGGAGAAGACTTGGAGTTCAAGGAGCCAAAG GAGCCTGAGGAGGAGCCTGACAACACAAATTATGATGATTTATTTCAGGACAAAGTAGAGGACTGA
- the LOC111961682 gene encoding ubiquitin-conjugating enzyme E2 G1 isoform X1: MLEAGQVVVYIVSATNPHKMTDQSSLLLRKQLAELNKNPVEGFSAGLIDDDDIHQWEVVVIGPQDTLFEGGFFKAYLTFPHDYPHRPPKMKFITEIWHPNVAKNGDVCISILHEPGEDKFGYEKPEERWLPIHTVETIMISVISMLADPNGDSPANVDAAKEWREDPCGEFKRKVARCVRKSQEMAFD, encoded by the exons ATGTTAGAGGCAGGTCAGGTCGTTGTCTATATAGTTAGCGCAACTAATCCACATAAAATGACTGATCAATCATCACTGTTGCTTCGAAAACAACTGGCAG AGCTCAACAAGAACCCCGTTGAGGGATTTTCTGCCGGTCTCATAGACGATGATGACATCCATCAGTGGGAGGTGGTCGTTATTGGCCCTCAAGATACATTATT TGAGGGTGGTTTCTTTAAAGCCTACCTGACCTTTCCCCATGACTACCCTCATAGGCCCCCGAAGATGAAGTTCATCACAGAAATATGGCATCCCAATG tGGCAAAGAATGGTGACGTGTGTATCTCCATTCTGCACGAGCCCGGAGAGGACAAGTTTGGCTATGAGAAGCCTGAGGAGCGCTGGCTGCCCATCCACACTGTAGAGACCATCATGATCAGTGTCATCTCCATGCTGGCTGACCCGAACGGCGACTCACCCGCCAACGTGGACGCAGCC AAGGAATGGCGAGAGGATCCTTGCGGAGAGTTCAAGAGGAAGGTGGCTCGCTGTGTACGAAAGAGTCAGGAGATGGCGTTTGACTAG
- the LOC111961683 gene encoding actin-related protein 2/3 complex subunit 3-B, with protein sequence MPAYHSGLMDGDTKMVGNMAMLPLKTQFKGPAAKETKDSDIIEEAIYYFKANVFFKNYEIKNEADRTLIYVTLYISECLKKLQKCSSRGQGEKEMYTLGITNFPIPGEPGFPLNAMYAKPSNKQEEETMRAYLQQIRQETGLRLCDRVFDPQTDKPSKWWMCFVKKQFMNKSLSAPGQ encoded by the exons ATGCCG GCGTACCACTCTGGCTTGATGGATGGGGACACCAAGATGGTGGGGAACATGGCTATGCTGCCACTAAAAACCCAGTTCAAGGGCCCTGCAGCAAAAGAGA CCAAAGATTCTGACATCATTGAGGAGGCCATCTACTATTTCAAAGCCAACGTCTTCTTTAAGAATTATGAAATCAAG AACGAGGCAGACAGGACACTGATCTACGTCACCCTTTACATTTCTGAATGTCTGAAGAAGCTACAGAAG TGCAGCTCCAGGGGTCAGGGAGAGAAGGAAATGTACACTCTGGGCATCACTAACTTTCCCATCCCTGGAGAACCTGGCTTCCCTCTCAACGCCATGTATGCAAAGCCCAGCAACAAGCAGGAAGAGG AGACCATGAGGGCGTACCTGCAGCAGATCCGCCAAGAGACGGGGCTGAGGCTGTGTGACCGTGTATTTGACCCCCAGACAGACAAACCCAGCAAG TGGTGGATGTGCTTTGTCAAGAAACAGTTCATGAACAAAAGCCTTTCAGCTCCTGGACAGTAG